One Glycine max cultivar Williams 82 chromosome 3, Glycine_max_v4.0, whole genome shotgun sequence DNA window includes the following coding sequences:
- the LOC100806099 gene encoding uncharacterized protein isoform X4: protein MICKLCGESGHFTQGCPSTLGANRKSQDFFERIPARDKNVRALFTEKVLSKIEKDVGCKIKMDEKFIIVSGKDRLILAKGVDSVHKIREEGDQRGTSSSQMTRSRSPERSPVSARFQRSEPQRSHSGPRNTSQFQQRFGRQERAVEDRIRDDVQKFSRGSPQAYGNSGARGRSSQSRSPRHAPYTGNSYNSFEGRNQNMGAYRNDGWDSHRRESGIRPGHQFDYSASPQTLEELELEYKNEAAELMKIRDREEDEENFKHREAIRDLREKYMSKVSLVRDTHAKQWEGFLQLDAQRRQQQAVQQMPSGYRGFKQQSFPEYDGSTANPPPYAGSNLPLESRNRFSDNMETYPNRPHDNFGEFHRRGDFAKAYNRY from the exons ATGATCTGCAAGCTTTGTGGAGAATCAGGGCATTTCACTCAG GGCTGCCCATCTACTCTTGGAGCAAATCGCAAGTCTCAAGATTTCTTTGAAAGGATACCAGCCAGAGACAAAAATGTGCGGGCACTTTTCACGGAGAAAGTTTTAAGCAAGATTGAAAAGGATGTTGGCTGCAAAATTAAGATGGATGAGAAGTTTATTATTGTCAGTGGTAAGGATAGATTAATTTTGGCCAAAGGTGTTGATTCTGTGCACAAGATTCGAGAGGAGGGTGATCAAAGGGGAACATCTAGTTCTCAAATGACCCGATCAAGATCACCTGAAAGAAGTCCTGTTAGTGCTCGGTTTCAACGCTCTGAGCCCCAAAGGTCTCATTCTGGACCTCGAAATACATCTCAGTTTCAACAAAGATTTGGTAGGCAAGAGCGGGCGGTTGAAGACCGTATCCGGGATGACGTGCAAAAGTTTTCTAGAGGTTCTCCACAAG CTTATGGAAATAGTGGAGCTAGAGGTCGTTCAAGCCAGTCAAGATCTCCAAGACATGCCCCTTATACAGGAAACTCATATAACTCATTTGAGGGTCGTAATCAAAACATGGGTGCTTATAGGAATGATGGGTGGGATTCTCATAGAAGAGAATCTGGTATCCGGCCTGGTCATCAGTTTGATTACAGCGCCTCCCCACAGACTTTAGAAGAATTAGAGTTGGAGTACAAGAATGAGGCAGCAGAGCTAATGAAAATCCGtgacagagaagaagatgaagaaaatttCAAGCATCGTGAG GCTATTAGAGATTTGAGGGAGAAGTACATGAGCAAAGTTTCCTTGGTAAGGGACACACATGCAAAACAGTGGGAAGGATTTCTTCAGCTTGATGCGCAGAGGCGTCAACAGCAGGCAGTTCAACAGATGCCTTCTGGTTATCGGGGTTTTAAACAGCAGAGCTTTCCTGAATATGATGGATCCACTGCCAATCCTCCTCCTTATGCTGGTTCTAATCTACCATTGGAATCGAGGAACAGGTTCTCAGACAACATGGAAACTTATCCTAATAGGCCTCATGATAATTTTGGTGAATTTCATAGGCGTGGAGATTTCGCAAAAGCTTACAACAGATATTAA
- the LOC100807162 gene encoding probable pre-mRNA-splicing factor ATP-dependent RNA helicase DEAH2 — protein sequence MGTERKRKVSLFDVVDDSAAKMAKTNGGAANNLINHWTSRPYSQRYFEILEKRKTLPVWHQKEEFLQVLKDNQTLILVGETGSGKTTQIPQFVLDAVELETPDKRKKMMIACTQPRRVAAMSVSRRVAEEMDVTIGEEVGYSIRFEDCSSAKTVLKYLTDGMLLREAMTDPLLERYKVIILDEAHERTLATDVLFGLLKEVLKNRPDMKLVVMSATLEAEKFQGYFFGAPLMKVPGRLHPVEIFYTQEPERDYLEAGIRTVVQIHMCEPPGDILVFLTGEEEIEDACRKITKEISNLGDQVGPVKVVPLYSTLPPAMQQKIFEPAPPPLKEGGPPGRKIVVSTNIAETSLTIDGIVYVIDPGFAKQKVYNPRVRVESLLVSPISKASAHQRSGRAGRTQPGKCFRLYTEKSFNNDLQPQTYPEILRSNLANTVLTLKKLGIDDLVHFDFMDPPAPETLMRALEVLNYLGALDDDGNLTKLGEIMSEFPLDPQMSKMLVVSPEFNCSNEILSVSAMLSVPNCFVRPREAQKAADEAKARFGHIDGDHLTLLNVYHAYKQNNEDPSWCYDNFVNHRALKSADNVRQQLVRIMSRFNLKLCSTDFNSRDYYVNIRKAMLAGYFMQVAHLERTGHYLTVKDNQVVHLHPSNCLDHKPEWVIYNEYVLTSRNFIRTVTDIRGEWLVDVAPHYYDLSNFPQCEAKRVLERLYKKREKEKEEARSRR from the exons ATGGGTACGGAGAGAAAGAGGAAGGTGAGCTTGTTCGATGTGGTAGACGATTCCGCGGCAAAGATGGCGAAAACCAATGGCGGCGCTGCTAATAATCTCATCAATCACTGGACCTCAAGGCCTTACTCCCAAAGGTACTTCGAGATTCTGGAGAAGAGAAAGACCCTCCCCGTTTGGCACCAGAAAGAAGAGTTTTTGCAGGTTCTCAAAGATAACCAGACTTTGATTCTCGTCGGTGAAACTGGTAGTGGCAAAACTACGCAG ATTCCTCAGTTTGTTTTGGATGCTGTCGAATTAGAGACACCGGATAAACGTAAGAAGATGATGATAGCGTGCACTCAGCCTCGGAGAGTGGCTGCAATGTCTGTTTCGCGTCGTGTGGCCGAAGAGATGGATGTAACTATTGGGGAAGAGGTTGGTTACAGTATCAGATTTGAAGACTGCAGTAGTGCAAAGACGGTTTTGAA GTATCTAACGGATGGTATGCTCTTAAGAGAAGCTATGACGGATCCACTTTTGGAACGGTACAAGGTTATTATTCTTGACGAGGCACATGAGAGGACTTTAGCCACGGATGTGCTATTTGGTCTTCTGAAGGAAGTGCTTAAAAATAGACCTGATATGAAGTTGGTTGTTATGAGTGCGACTCTTGAAGCTGAAAAGTTTCAGGGCTATTTTTTCGGTGCCCCTCTCATGAAAGTTCCTGGAAGGCTACATCCTGTTGAAATTTTCTATACTCAGGAACCTGAAAGGGATTACTTGGAGGCTGGCATTAGGACAGTGGTACAGATACACATGTGTGAGCCTCCAGGAGATATACTTGTATTTTTGACTGGAGAGGAAGAGATAGAAGATGCTTGCCgcaaaataacaaaagaaatttCTAATCTGGGAGATCAGGTGGGCCCTGTTAAAGTTGTACCCCTGTATTCTACACTTCCTCCTGCTATGCAGCAGAAGATTTTTGAGCCAGCTCCACCTCCACTGAAGGAGGGTGGACCTCCTGGAAGGAAGATTGTGGTATCAACGAACATAGCAGAAACGTCCTTGACAATTGATGGTATTGTTTATGTCATTGACCCCGGTTTTGCTAAGCAGAAGGTTTATAACCCACGAGTTCGTGTGGAGTCTTTATTAGTGTCACCAATATCGAAAGCTAGTGCACATCAGAGATCAGGGCGTGCTGGAAGAACTCAACCAGGGAAGTGCTTTAGACTTTACACTGAGAAAAGTTTCAATAATGATCTACAGCCACAGACCTATCCTGAAATTTTGAGATCAAATCTTGCCAACACAGTTCTTACTTTGAAGAAACTGGGTATAGACGATTTAGTGCATTTTGATTTCATGGACCCTCCTGCTCCTGAGACCTTAATGCGTGCATTGGAAGTGTTGAATTACTTGGGTGCACTGGATGACGATGGTAACTTAACAAAACTGGGTGAGATTATGAGTGAATTTCCCTTGGACCCACAGATGTCAAAGATGCTCGTTGTCAGTCCTGAATTCAACTGTTCAAATGAGATTCTGTCCGTTTCTGCCATGCTTTCAG TACCCAATTGCTTTGTCCGGCCTAGGGAGGCACAAAAAGCTGCGGATGAAGCTAAAGCTAGGTTCGGGCACATTGATGGAGATCATCTCACACTGTTGAATGTCTATCATGCGTACAAGCAAAATA ATGAGGATCCCTCTTGGTGCTACGATAACTTTGTTAATCATAGGGCATTGAAATCAGCTGATAATGTTAGACAACAATTAGTGCGTATCATGTCCCGGTTTAATCTGAAGCTATGCAGCACTGACTTTAATAGCCGCGACTACTATGTCAACATAAGAAAAGCTATGCTAGCTGGGTATTTCATGCAGGTAGCTCATCTGGAGCGTACAGGACACTACTTGACAGTGAAAGACAACCAG GTGGTGCATTTGCATCCATCCAATTGCCTGGATCACAAGCCTGAATGGGTCATTTATAATGAATATGTTCTTACCAGTCGGAATTTTATTCGTACTGTTACAGACATACGTGGGGAATG GTTGGTTGATGTAGCACCACATTACTATGATTTGTCTAATTTCCCCCAATGCGAGGCAAAGCGTGTCCTCGAGAGACTTTACAAGAAgcgagaaaaggaaaaggaggaaGCCAGGAGCCGCAGATGA
- the LOC100806099 gene encoding uncharacterized protein isoform X2 encodes MANRSDPDIDDDFLELYKEYTGPLGSATTNTQERAKSNKRSNAGSDEEEEARDPNAVPTDFTSREAKVWEAKSKATERNWKKRKEEEMICKLCGESGHFTQGCPSTLGANRKSQDFFERIPARDKNVRALFTEKVLSKIEKDVGCKIKMDEKFIIVSGKDRLILAKGVDSVHKIREEGDQRGTSSSQMTRSRSPERSPVSARFQRSEPQRSHSGPRNTSQFQQRFGRQERAVEDRIRDDVQKFSRGSPQAYGNSGARGRSSQSRSPRHAPYTGNSYNSFEGRNQNMGAYRNDGWDSHRRESGIRPGHQFDYSASPQTLEELELEYKNEAAELMKIRDREEDEENFKHREAIRDLREKYMSKVSLVRDTHAKQWEGFLQLDAQRRQQQAVQQMPSGYRGFKQQSFPEYDGSTANPPPYAGSNLPLESRNRFSDNMETYPNRPHDNFGEFHRRGDFAKAYNRY; translated from the exons ATGGCTAATAGATCCGATCCGGATATTGATGATGATTTTCTTGAGCTTTATAAGGAGTACACTGGCCCCCTGGGGTCTGCTACTACAAACACGCAAGAGAGGGCAAAATCAAATAAGAGGTCTAATGCAGGGTCTGATGAGGAGGAGGAAGCCCGGGACCCTAATGCTGTTCCAACCGATTTCACCAGCCGAGAAGCTAAGGTTTGGGAGGCTAAGTCAAAGGCTACGGAAAGGAAttggaagaaaaggaaagaggaGGAAATGATCTGCAAGCTTTGTGGAGAATCAGGGCATTTCACTCAG GGCTGCCCATCTACTCTTGGAGCAAATCGCAAGTCTCAAGATTTCTTTGAAAGGATACCAGCCAGAGACAAAAATGTGCGGGCACTTTTCACGGAGAAAGTTTTAAGCAAGATTGAAAAGGATGTTGGCTGCAAAATTAAGATGGATGAGAAGTTTATTATTGTCAGTGGTAAGGATAGATTAATTTTGGCCAAAGGTGTTGATTCTGTGCACAAGATTCGAGAGGAGGGTGATCAAAGGGGAACATCTAGTTCTCAAATGACCCGATCAAGATCACCTGAAAGAAGTCCTGTTAGTGCTCGGTTTCAACGCTCTGAGCCCCAAAGGTCTCATTCTGGACCTCGAAATACATCTCAGTTTCAACAAAGATTTGGTAGGCAAGAGCGGGCGGTTGAAGACCGTATCCGGGATGACGTGCAAAAGTTTTCTAGAGGTTCTCCACAAG CTTATGGAAATAGTGGAGCTAGAGGTCGTTCAAGCCAGTCAAGATCTCCAAGACATGCCCCTTATACAGGAAACTCATATAACTCATTTGAGGGTCGTAATCAAAACATGGGTGCTTATAGGAATGATGGGTGGGATTCTCATAGAAGAGAATCTGGTATCCGGCCTGGTCATCAGTTTGATTACAGCGCCTCCCCACAGACTTTAGAAGAATTAGAGTTGGAGTACAAGAATGAGGCAGCAGAGCTAATGAAAATCCGtgacagagaagaagatgaagaaaatttCAAGCATCGTGAG GCTATTAGAGATTTGAGGGAGAAGTACATGAGCAAAGTTTCCTTGGTAAGGGACACACATGCAAAACAGTGGGAAGGATTTCTTCAGCTTGATGCGCAGAGGCGTCAACAGCAGGCAGTTCAACAGATGCCTTCTGGTTATCGGGGTTTTAAACAGCAGAGCTTTCCTGAATATGATGGATCCACTGCCAATCCTCCTCCTTATGCTGGTTCTAATCTACCATTGGAATCGAGGAACAGGTTCTCAGACAACATGGAAACTTATCCTAATAGGCCTCATGATAATTTTGGTGAATTTCATAGGCGTGGAGATTTCGCAAAAGCTTACAACAGATATTAA
- the LOC100795639 gene encoding probable glycerol-3-phosphate acyltransferase 2, whose protein sequence is MAKMVMMSTFFFKFIFIFWYRFFFKPLKSLRRSVSNITYATHQFKYQRYHSLLHRNSDLNDHTLIFDVEGALLKSSSVFPFFMLVAFEAGGLLRAIVLLLVYPFVCLVGDEMGLKMMVMICFFGIKEESFRVGRTVLPKFLLEDVGSEMYEVVKRGGKKVGLSKLPRVMVESFLKEYLEINFVVGRELKVFNGFYVGLMEERKTVHANLELVREGKGNSSDMIGISGFHKDLDHSFFSTCKEVYMVTEAEKKNWKNLARDKYPKPLIFHDGRLALKPTPLMTLAMLIWLPCGFILALIRITTALSLPYNISTPLLEFTGLRLTISRPKTTNKEDKFLLKGRLYACNHRTLLDPLYLSFTLSRDLVAVTYSLSRMSEILAPIKTVRLTRNRDEDAKTMKSLLKHGDLVVCPEGTTCREPYLLRFSPLFSELCVEIIPVAIDCHVTMFHGTTAGGLKCLDPFFFLMNPTPSYSVQLLEKVSPSITASNVINGDYAGFAVANHVQTQIGKALEFECTQLNRKDKYLILAGNEGIVSTTKSGK, encoded by the exons ATGGCCAAAATGGTGATGATGAGTAcgtttttcttcaaatttattttcatcttttggtaCCGTTTTTTCTTCAAGCCACTCAAAAGCCTCCGAAGAAGTGTTAGCAACATCACATATGCAACCCATCAATTCAAATACCAGAGGTACCACTCTCTACTTCATCGTAATTCAGATCTCAATGACCACACTCTCATCTTTGACGTAGAAGGTGCGTTGTTGAAATCCTCTTCAGTGTTCCCATTTTTCATGCTCGTTGCGTTTGAAGCAGGAGGGTTATTAAGAGCTATTGTTCTGCTTTTAGTGTacccttttgtttgtttagttGGAGATGAAATGGGGTTGAAGATGATGGTTATGATATGCTTCTTTGGGATCAAAGAAGAGAGTTTCAGAGTGGGAAGAACCGTTTTGCCGAAGTTTTTGTTGGAGGATGTTGGGTCAGAAATGTATGAGGTGGTGAAAAGAGGTGGCAAAAAAGTGGGGTTGAGCAAGTTGCCACGAGTGATGGTGGAAAGCTTCTTGAAGGAGTATTTGGAGATTAATTTTGTTGTGGGGAGAGAGCTGAAAGTGTTCAATGGCTTCTACGTGGGGTTGATGGAGGAGAGAAAAACCGTGCATGCTAATTTGGAGCTGGTTCGTGAAGGGAAAGGAAACAGTTCTGATATGATTGGAATTTCAGGATTTCATAAGGATCTTGACCATTCCTTCTTCTCTACATGCAAG GAAGTGTATATGGTGACGGAAGCTGAgaagaaaaattggaaaaacCTAGCAAGAGACAAATACCCGAAGCCACTAATATTCCACGATGGAAGATTAGCACTTAAACCCACACCACTAATGACTCTAGCCATGCTAATATGGCTTCCTTGTGGCTTCATCCTTGCATTGATTAGGATCACAACAGCACTCTCACTTCCATACAACATCTCAACGCCCCTATTGGAATTCACTGGGCTTCGTCTCACAATTTCAAGGCCCAAAACCACAAACAAAGAAGATAAATTTTTACTCAAGGGGCGTCTTTATGCATGCAACCACAGAACATTGCTAGACCCTCTCTATTTATCGTTCACTTTGAGTAGAGACCTAGTGGCCGTGACATATAGTTTGAGCAGAATGTCCGAGATACTCGCACCGATCAAAACGGTGCGTTTGACGAGGAACCGCGACGAGGATGCTAAGACCATGAAAAGTTTGTTGAAACATGGTGACCTGGTTGTGTGCCCTGAAGGGACCACGTGTAGAGAGCCCTATTTATTAAGGTTCAGCCCTTTGTTTTCGGAACTGTGCGTTGAAATAATCCCTGTGGCAATTGATTGTCACGTGACAATGTTCCATGGCACAACCGCAGGAGGTCTTAAGTGCTTGGACCCATTTTTCTTCTTGATGAATCCCACACCTTCTTACTCTGTTCAGTTGCTAGAGAAAGTGTCACCTTCCATTACCGCTAGTAATGTTATCAATGGCGATTATGCGGGATTTGCAGTGGCTAATCACGTGCAAACGCAAATTGGGAAGGCCTTGGAATTTGAATGCACTCAACTTAATAGAAAGGACAAGTACTTGATTTTGGCCGGTAATGAAGGTATAGTTTCGACCACAAAGAGTGGTAAATAG
- the LOC100806099 gene encoding uncharacterized protein isoform X1 translates to MANRSDPDIDDDFLELYKEYTGPLGSATTNTQERAKSNKRSNAGSDEEEEARDPNAVPTDFTSREAKVWEAKSKATERNWKKRKEEEMICKLCGESGHFTQGCPSTLGANRKSQDFFERIPARDKNVRALFTEKVLSKIEKDVGCKIKMDEKFIIVSGKDRLILAKGVDSVHKIREEGDQRGTSSSQMTRSRSPERSPVSARFQRSEPQRSHSGPRNTSQFQQRFGRQERAVEDRIRDDVQKFSRGSPQARAYGNSGARGRSSQSRSPRHAPYTGNSYNSFEGRNQNMGAYRNDGWDSHRRESGIRPGHQFDYSASPQTLEELELEYKNEAAELMKIRDREEDEENFKHREAIRDLREKYMSKVSLVRDTHAKQWEGFLQLDAQRRQQQAVQQMPSGYRGFKQQSFPEYDGSTANPPPYAGSNLPLESRNRFSDNMETYPNRPHDNFGEFHRRGDFAKAYNRY, encoded by the exons ATGGCTAATAGATCCGATCCGGATATTGATGATGATTTTCTTGAGCTTTATAAGGAGTACACTGGCCCCCTGGGGTCTGCTACTACAAACACGCAAGAGAGGGCAAAATCAAATAAGAGGTCTAATGCAGGGTCTGATGAGGAGGAGGAAGCCCGGGACCCTAATGCTGTTCCAACCGATTTCACCAGCCGAGAAGCTAAGGTTTGGGAGGCTAAGTCAAAGGCTACGGAAAGGAAttggaagaaaaggaaagaggaGGAAATGATCTGCAAGCTTTGTGGAGAATCAGGGCATTTCACTCAG GGCTGCCCATCTACTCTTGGAGCAAATCGCAAGTCTCAAGATTTCTTTGAAAGGATACCAGCCAGAGACAAAAATGTGCGGGCACTTTTCACGGAGAAAGTTTTAAGCAAGATTGAAAAGGATGTTGGCTGCAAAATTAAGATGGATGAGAAGTTTATTATTGTCAGTGGTAAGGATAGATTAATTTTGGCCAAAGGTGTTGATTCTGTGCACAAGATTCGAGAGGAGGGTGATCAAAGGGGAACATCTAGTTCTCAAATGACCCGATCAAGATCACCTGAAAGAAGTCCTGTTAGTGCTCGGTTTCAACGCTCTGAGCCCCAAAGGTCTCATTCTGGACCTCGAAATACATCTCAGTTTCAACAAAGATTTGGTAGGCAAGAGCGGGCGGTTGAAGACCGTATCCGGGATGACGTGCAAAAGTTTTCTAGAGGTTCTCCACAAG CAAGAG CTTATGGAAATAGTGGAGCTAGAGGTCGTTCAAGCCAGTCAAGATCTCCAAGACATGCCCCTTATACAGGAAACTCATATAACTCATTTGAGGGTCGTAATCAAAACATGGGTGCTTATAGGAATGATGGGTGGGATTCTCATAGAAGAGAATCTGGTATCCGGCCTGGTCATCAGTTTGATTACAGCGCCTCCCCACAGACTTTAGAAGAATTAGAGTTGGAGTACAAGAATGAGGCAGCAGAGCTAATGAAAATCCGtgacagagaagaagatgaagaaaatttCAAGCATCGTGAG GCTATTAGAGATTTGAGGGAGAAGTACATGAGCAAAGTTTCCTTGGTAAGGGACACACATGCAAAACAGTGGGAAGGATTTCTTCAGCTTGATGCGCAGAGGCGTCAACAGCAGGCAGTTCAACAGATGCCTTCTGGTTATCGGGGTTTTAAACAGCAGAGCTTTCCTGAATATGATGGATCCACTGCCAATCCTCCTCCTTATGCTGGTTCTAATCTACCATTGGAATCGAGGAACAGGTTCTCAGACAACATGGAAACTTATCCTAATAGGCCTCATGATAATTTTGGTGAATTTCATAGGCGTGGAGATTTCGCAAAAGCTTACAACAGATATTAA
- the LOC100806099 gene encoding uncharacterized protein isoform X3, translated as MICKLCGESGHFTQGCPSTLGANRKSQDFFERIPARDKNVRALFTEKVLSKIEKDVGCKIKMDEKFIIVSGKDRLILAKGVDSVHKIREEGDQRGTSSSQMTRSRSPERSPVSARFQRSEPQRSHSGPRNTSQFQQRFGRQERAVEDRIRDDVQKFSRGSPQARAYGNSGARGRSSQSRSPRHAPYTGNSYNSFEGRNQNMGAYRNDGWDSHRRESGIRPGHQFDYSASPQTLEELELEYKNEAAELMKIRDREEDEENFKHREAIRDLREKYMSKVSLVRDTHAKQWEGFLQLDAQRRQQQAVQQMPSGYRGFKQQSFPEYDGSTANPPPYAGSNLPLESRNRFSDNMETYPNRPHDNFGEFHRRGDFAKAYNRY; from the exons ATGATCTGCAAGCTTTGTGGAGAATCAGGGCATTTCACTCAG GGCTGCCCATCTACTCTTGGAGCAAATCGCAAGTCTCAAGATTTCTTTGAAAGGATACCAGCCAGAGACAAAAATGTGCGGGCACTTTTCACGGAGAAAGTTTTAAGCAAGATTGAAAAGGATGTTGGCTGCAAAATTAAGATGGATGAGAAGTTTATTATTGTCAGTGGTAAGGATAGATTAATTTTGGCCAAAGGTGTTGATTCTGTGCACAAGATTCGAGAGGAGGGTGATCAAAGGGGAACATCTAGTTCTCAAATGACCCGATCAAGATCACCTGAAAGAAGTCCTGTTAGTGCTCGGTTTCAACGCTCTGAGCCCCAAAGGTCTCATTCTGGACCTCGAAATACATCTCAGTTTCAACAAAGATTTGGTAGGCAAGAGCGGGCGGTTGAAGACCGTATCCGGGATGACGTGCAAAAGTTTTCTAGAGGTTCTCCACAAG CAAGAG CTTATGGAAATAGTGGAGCTAGAGGTCGTTCAAGCCAGTCAAGATCTCCAAGACATGCCCCTTATACAGGAAACTCATATAACTCATTTGAGGGTCGTAATCAAAACATGGGTGCTTATAGGAATGATGGGTGGGATTCTCATAGAAGAGAATCTGGTATCCGGCCTGGTCATCAGTTTGATTACAGCGCCTCCCCACAGACTTTAGAAGAATTAGAGTTGGAGTACAAGAATGAGGCAGCAGAGCTAATGAAAATCCGtgacagagaagaagatgaagaaaatttCAAGCATCGTGAG GCTATTAGAGATTTGAGGGAGAAGTACATGAGCAAAGTTTCCTTGGTAAGGGACACACATGCAAAACAGTGGGAAGGATTTCTTCAGCTTGATGCGCAGAGGCGTCAACAGCAGGCAGTTCAACAGATGCCTTCTGGTTATCGGGGTTTTAAACAGCAGAGCTTTCCTGAATATGATGGATCCACTGCCAATCCTCCTCCTTATGCTGGTTCTAATCTACCATTGGAATCGAGGAACAGGTTCTCAGACAACATGGAAACTTATCCTAATAGGCCTCATGATAATTTTGGTGAATTTCATAGGCGTGGAGATTTCGCAAAAGCTTACAACAGATATTAA
- the LOC100796162 gene encoding probable glycerol-3-phosphate acyltransferase 2, whose product MARSINNMITYFATRQFKYQRYHSLLRRSDLNDHTLIFDLEGALLKSSSVFPFFMLVAFEAGGLLRAIVLLLVYPFVCLVGDETGLKIMVMICFFGIKEESFRVGRTVLPKFLLEDVGSEMYEVVKRGGKKVGLSKLPRVMVGSFLKEYLEIDFVVGRELKVFNGFYVGLMEERKTMHANLELVPDGKRNYSHIIGISGFRQDLDDDYFSLCKEVYMVAEAEKKNWKILARDKYPKPLIFHDGRLALKPTPLMTLAMLMWLPCGFILALIRITTAFSLPYNISTPLLEFTGLHLTTSRPKEDKLLLKGRLYACNHRTLLDPLYVSFTLSRDLVAVTYSLSRMSEIISPIKTVRLTRNRGQDAKTIKRLLKHGDLVVCPEGTTCREPYLLRFSPLFSELCVEIIPVAIDCHVTMFHGTTAGGLKCLDPFFFLMNPTPSYSVQLLEKVSPSITASNVINDDYARFEVANHVQTHIGKALGFECTQLNRKDKYLILAGNEGIVSTTKSGRSI is encoded by the exons ATGGCTAGAAGTATTAACAATATGATCACATATTTTGCAACTCGTCAATTCAAATACCAGAGGTACCACTCTCTACTTCGTCGTTCGGATCTCAATGACCACACTCTCATCTTTGATCTAGAAGGTGCATTGTTGAAATCTTCTTCAGTGTTCCCATTTTTCATGCTCGTTGCGTTTGAAGCAGGAGGGCTATTAAGAGCCATAGTTCTGCTTTTAGTGTacccttttgtttgtttagttGGTGATGAAACGGGGTTGAAGATTATGGTTATGATATGCTTCTTTGGGATCAAAGAAGAGAGTTTCAGAGTGGGAAGAACAGTTTTGCCGAAGTTCTTGTTGGAGGATGTTGGGTCAGAAATGTATGAGGTGGTGAAAAGAGGTGGCAAAAAAGTGGGGTTGAGCAAGTTGCCACGAGTGATGGTGGGAAGCTTCTTGAAGGAGTATTTGGAGATTGATTTTGTTGTGGGGAGAGAGCTGAAAGTGTTCAATGGCTTCTACGTGGGGTTGATGGAGGAGAGAAAAACCATGCATGCTAATTTGGAGCTGGTTCCTGACGGGAAAAGAAACTATTCCCACATCATTGGAATTTCAGGATTTCGTCAGGATCTGGATGATGATTACTTTTCTTTATGCAAG GAAGTGTATATGGTAGCGGAAGCTGAGAAGAAAAATTGGAAAATCCTAGCAAGAGACAAATACCCAAAGCCACTAATATTCCATGATGGAAGATTAGCACTTAAACCCACACCACTAATGACTTTAGCCATGCTAATGTGGCTTCCTTGTGGCTTCATCCTTGCATTGATTAGGATCACAACAGCATTCTCACTTCCATACAACATCTCAACGCCCCTATTGGAATTCACTGGGCTTCATCTCACAACTTCAAGGCCCAAAGAAGATAAATTATTGCTCAAGGGGCGTCTTTATGCATGCAACCACAGAACATTACTAGACCCTCTCTATGTGTCGTTCACTTTGAGTAGAGACTTAGTGGCCGTCACATACAGTTTGAGCAGAATGTCCGAGATAATATCACCCATCAAAACGGTGCGTTTAACGAGGAACCGCGGCCAGGATGCTAAGACGATAAAAAGGTTGCTGAAACATGGTGACCTGGTTGTGTGCCCCGAAGGGACCACGTGCAGAGAGCCCTATTTATTAAGGTTCAGCCCTTTGTTTTCGGAACTGTGCGTTGAAATAATCCCTGTGGCAATTGATTGTCATGTGACAATGTTCCATGGCACAACCGCAGGAGGTCTTAAGTGCTTGGACCCATTTTTCTTCTTGATGAATCCCACACCTTCTTACTCTGTTCAGTTGCTAGAGAAAGTGTCACCTTCCATTACCGCTAGTAATGTTATCAATGACGATTATGCGAGATTTGAAGTGGCTAATCACGTGCAAACGCATATTGGGAAGGCCCTGGGTTTTGAATGCACTCAACTTAATAGAAAAGACAAGTACTTGATTCTGGCCGGTAATGAAGGTATAGTATCGACCACAAAGAGTGGTAGGAGTATATAA